The following DNA comes from Nicotiana sylvestris chromosome 10, ASM39365v2, whole genome shotgun sequence.
TATAATCATTAAAGAGGTAATATATTGCAATCTGATTTTGATATCACACTGGAGGTTTTCAAGATTGTTCTTTTGACTCACTCAATTTGGTGTTACTTCCTGCTTCTTTGTACTTGTACCATTTAGCACATAGAAGAAAATAACCCAAATTCAGAATCTGCAGCACTGCAATGAGGTAAAAGAAGTAGTCCAATCTTCCCTTGTTAAGATCCTCAGCCAACCAATTTGATGTCTTGTGAACAACTGAAGAAAATAAACTGCTTAAATAACTAGACCCTGCCATTCCAACAAAAAGGAAAGATCCTGCAATGCTCCTCATGTTTTCTGGACATTGTTTGTAAAAGAATTCACTCTCACTGAATAATGTAAGTGCCTCAGTAAGACCTGATAATGTCATCTGAGGTATTAACCACAGTCCTGACAGGGATGAAATGGCGCCTTTCCCCTGAGTTATCCCCAACGTCGGCCTAGTTAGTGCTAGGCTTCTCCTCCTGTCTTCGACGATAGCTGATATGATCATTGTGATGATAGAGATAAACATTCCAATTCCCATCTTCTGGAGAAGGGTTATACCATCTTCTTTCCTTGTGAATTTTCGGAGCCATGGAAGTAAAATGCGGTCATAGATGGGTAGCCAAATGGATATGCATAGGAAGGGAAAGACAATGAAAGATGCTGGTGGGATACGGAAATGGTTATGGCCTAATTGTCTATTGCTCTGAAAGGCTTGGAAGATTACATAGTTCTGTTGTTGGACAACAGACACATAATATACAGTTCCAGCAACCCATATTGGTACTACTCTCAGTAAGCATTTCACTTCTTCAACTTGCTGAATGCTGCAAAGCCTCCACGGATCAGCTGCAGATCCATCCGAGTTTATCTCATCTTCTGGGGTTCTTATCGCCGCTTTGTTCAAGAATCTAATAGAAAAAGCTATTTTTGTTTAGGTCAGTCAAAAAGTTAATATTCAAATTTGGATTATATTCATGTCTGGCAAGAGGAATTACCGGAACTGATCAGTGTAGCAAAGCTTGGAATTCAACGAATCGGAAGAGACGTAGTTGAAGAGGGCGACACATGGTTGTTCCGCGAGCTGCAAGTGCCTTTTCTTGAATGCAGCTACAAAAACCTGTTCCACACTTGACAAAGGGCTTCCTTTTGGTACCATTCTTACATAGATTTTAGTGCCCGCGAAGAGAAGTGCGCAAGAGAGGAACATCATAATTGTGGGGATGGCTAATCCTAGAGACCAGCTGATATTTGATTGCACATACACAATCACAGTCAAGGAAACCATCATAGCAAATGTAAGACTGAAGTAATACCAGTTAAAGAAGCTACTGATTCCTTTTCTTCCTGGTGCAGTGTTGGGATCAAATTGGTCAGCTCCAAATGCCAAATTACAAGGCCTAATGCCAGAAGAACCAATAACCAGCAAACCAAAGCCAATTAGCAAAAATGTCATTTGCTTTGTTGTTGGCCCAACGCATGACGCGGCTTCTTGGTTTCCACACACGGGAGGGTGCATCCTCGATATTGCTGCACTCAAAGTCAGAACAAGCATTCCCTACAATCACGAAGTTCGGGTA
Coding sequences within:
- the LOC104245076 gene encoding protein NRT1/ PTR FAMILY 2.10-like isoform X1, which produces MEKIDKEATKSEIMRYRGIRAMPFIIGNETFEKLGTIGSSSNLLVYLTSIFHLKTITATNIINIFNGTCNFGTLLGAFLSDTYFGRYRTLGFASVSSFLGMLVLTLSAAISRMHPPVCGNQEAASCVGPTTKQMTFLLIGFGLLVIGSSGIRPCNLAFGADQFDPNTAPGRKGISSFFNWYYFSLTFAMMVSLTVIVYVQSNISWSLGLAIPTIMMFLSCALLFAGTKIYVRMVPKGSPLSSVEQVFVAAFKKRHLQLAEQPCVALFNYVSSDSLNSKLCYTDQFRFLNKAAIRTPEDEINSDGSAADPWRLCSIQQVEEVKCLLRVVPIWVAGTVYYVSVVQQQNYVIFQAFQSNRQLGHNHFRIPPASFIVFPFLCISIWLPIYDRILLPWLRKFTRKEDGITLLQKMGIGMFISIITMIISAIVEDRRRSLALTRPTLGITQGKGAISSLSGLWLIPQMTLSGLTEALTLFSESEFFYKQCPENMRSIAGSFLFVGMAGSSYLSSLFSSVVHKTSNWLAEDLNKGRLDYFFYLIAVLQILNLGYFLLCAKWYKYKEAGSNTKLSESKEQS
- the LOC104245076 gene encoding protein NRT1/ PTR FAMILY 2.10-like isoform X2, whose product is MEKIDKEATKSEIMRYRGIRAMPFIIGNETFEKLGTIGSSSNLLVYLTSIFHLKTITATNIINIFNGTCNFGTLLGAFLSDTYFGRYRTLGFASVSSFLGMLVLTLSAAISRMHPPVCGNQEAASCVGPTTKQMTFLLIGFGLLVIGSSGIRPCNLAFGADQFDPNTAPGRKGISSFFNCVEQVFVAAFKKRHLQLAEQPCVALFNYVSSDSLNSKLCYTDQFRFLNKAAIRTPEDEINSDGSAADPWRLCSIQQVEEVKCLLRVVPIWVAGTVYYVSVVQQQNYVIFQAFQSNRQLGHNHFRIPPASFIVFPFLCISIWLPIYDRILLPWLRKFTRKEDGITLLQKMGIGMFISIITMIISAIVEDRRRSLALTRPTLGITQGKGAISSLSGLWLIPQMTLSGLTEALTLFSESEFFYKQCPENMRSIAGSFLFVGMAGSSYLSSLFSSVVHKTSNWLAEDLNKGRLDYFFYLIAVLQILNLGYFLLCAKWYKYKEAGSNTKLSESKEQS